One Malus domestica chromosome 11, GDT2T_hap1 genomic region harbors:
- the LOC103453343 gene encoding pentatricopeptide repeat-containing protein At1g08070, chloroplastic-like, translating to MATSGSPPCMLVAQTLPKFEKCRAMSELRQLHAHIIKTNLVTHTLIINKLVSSCSLSGGLEHALSVFRRIENPNPFMFFTLIRHISESANPLEAVVLYAHMLSSLKSLDGVEFSIPAVLKVCGKSWALEEGTQVHGQVLKTQLLFDMYVANALIRMYSELGEIDLAKRVFDKMPQRDVISWNSLITGCLRLREIDLAHELFNKMPERDLVSCNAMIDGYGKSGKCELAEQVFRSMNKKDVVTWTSMVSAYVFNHRPKEALGLFREILNVGIRPDAPALVSVLSAIADLGFVDEGKWVHTYISTNKIKLSSGFIASALIDMYAKCGHIENAYHVFKQVSHYKNVGDWNCMISGLSMHGLGHQALEVFLDMKTKEIKPDEITFLGLLNACSHEGLVEEGKFCFKLMQEKYKIIPTIQHYGCIIDLLGRGGQLDDAVEIVQNMPMEADVIVWKAILSACVQNGDFAIGESAALKAIELAPEDSSCYILLSNIYAKVGRWDDVRKVRLMMKRRGVRKIPGSSSILVNGKVHEFLVGKEMDVKCNVEVLSKIEEVVSRLKLEGYKPDLTQVLLDIEEENKESSLTLHSEKMALAFGLINTSNGAPIHIVKNLRVCCDCHSFIKLVSRVYNCRVVVRDQNRFHCFENGSCSCNDFW from the coding sequence ATGGCAACCAGCGGCAGCCCTCCCTGTATGCTTGTCGCCCAAACCCTTCCAAAGTTCGAGAAATGCAGAGCAATGTCTGAACTCCGGCAACTCCACGCCCACATTATCAAAACAAACCTCGTTACCCACACATTGATCATAAACAAACTCGTATCCTCCTGTTCTCTCTCTGGCGGCCTGGAGCACGCCCTTTCGGTCTTTCGTCGAATTGAAAACCCCAATCCCTTCATGTTTTTCACACTCATAAGGCACATTTCTGAGAGTGCGAATCCGTTGGAAGCTGTAGTTCTCTATGCGCATATGCTCTCTTCTTTGAAAAGTTTGGATGGTGTCGAATTTTCGATCCCTGCTGTACTGAAAGTGTGCGGCAAGTCGTGGGCTTTGGAGGAGGGGACGCAAGTTCATGGCCAAGTGTTGAAAACCCAGTTGCTGTTTGATATGTATGTGGCGAACGCATTGATCAGGATGTACTCGGAGCTGGGAGAGATTGACTTGGCAAAGAGGGTGTTTGATAAAATGCCTCAGAGAGATGTAATTTCTTGGAATTCACTGATTACAGGTTGTTTGAGGCTGCGGGAGATTGATTTGGCTCATGAGCTTTTCAATAAGATGCCCGAAAGGGACTTGGTTTCGTGCAATGCGATGATCGATGGGTATGGGAAGAGCGGGAAGTGTGAGCTTGCAGAGCAGGTTTTTAGGTCTATGAATAAAAAAGATGTGGTTACTTGGACATCAATGGTTTCAGCATATGTATTCAATCACCGTCCGAAGGAAGCATTGGGTTTATTTAGGGAAATATTGAATGTCGGGATTCGACCTGATGCCCCTGCTCTTGTTAGTGTTCTATCAGCCATCGCCGACTTGGGTTTTGTTGACGAAGGCAAATGGGTGCATACTTACATTTCGACAAATAAGATTAAGCTGAGTTCTGGGTTTATTGCTTCGGCTCTTATAGACATGTATGCGAAATGTGGACATATAGAAAATGCCTATCATGTCTTCAAACAGGTATCTCATTATAAAAATGTCGGGGACTGGAACTGTATGATCTCCGGCCTTTCAATGCATGGGCTTGGTCATCAAGCTCTGGAGGTATTCCTTGacatgaaaacaaaagaaatcaagCCAGATGAGATCACTTTCTTAGGACTGTTGAATGCTTGTAGTCATGAAGGTCTAGTTGAAGAGGGCAAGTTTTGTTTTAAACTCATGCAGGAGAAGTACAAAATCATCCCTACAATTCAGCACTATGGATGCATTATTGATCTCTTAGGTAGAGGCGGGCAATTGGATGATGCTGTTGAGATTGTACAGAATATGCCCATGGAGGCTGATGTTATTGTTTGGAAAGCTATTCTCAGTGCTTGTGTGCAGAACGGTGATTTTGCAATTGGGGAAAGTGCTGCCTTGAAGGCCATAGAGTTAGCTCCCGAAGACTCAAGTTGTTACATTCTCCTCTCAAATATTTACGCCAAAGTTGGGAGATGGGATGATGTGCGCAAGGTCAGATTAATGATGAAACGAAGAGGAGTGAGAAAGATTCCTGGATCCAGTTCAATCCTTGTGAACGGGAAGGTTCATGAATTTCTTGTGGGAAAGGAAATGGATGTTAAATGTAATGTCGAGGTTCTTTCAAAGATAGAAGAGGTGGTCTCTAGGTTGAAACTGGAAGGATATAAGCCTGACCTGACTCAAGTTCTTCTGGATATTGAAGAGGAAAATAAAGAGAGCTCACTTACCCTTCACAGCGAGAAGATGGCACTTGCATTTGGACTAATAAACACTAGCAACGGAGCTCCTATTCATATAGTGAAAAACTTAAGGGTTTGCTGTGATTGCCATTCGTTTATCAAACTGGTTTCTCGCGTTTACAATTGCCGAGTTGTTGTGAGAGACCAAAACCGTTTCCATTGTTTTGAGAATGGTTCCTGCTCCTGCAATGACTTTTGGTAG
- the LOC103453342 gene encoding uncharacterized protein, translating to MIGPVAIALTVGLLGWAYQALKPPHPKICGSPDGPPVTSPRVKLSDGRHLAYRELGVPKEEAKHKIIVIHGFLSSKDMSLPVTQELIEELRIYFLFFDRAGYGESDPYPSRSVKSEAFDIQELADKLLIGSKFYVIGISMGAYPVWSCLKYIPHRLSGASLVVPFVNYWWPRFPADLSRESLGTLQLSDQWTFRVAHYTPWLFHWWMTQKWFPSLSILAGNNAIFCPKDVEMLQKLSETPSLGQEKITQQGEHESLFRDILAGYGKWEFDPLDLSNPFPDNEGSVHIWQGYEDRIIPYKLNRHIAEKLPWIHYHEVPDFGHFLMFDKNQCEAVLKALLLGL from the exons ATGATTGGCCCAGTAGCAATAGCTTTGACTGTGGGTCTTCTTGGATGGGCTTATCAGGCACTAAAGCCTCCCCATCCCAAAATATGTGGATCGCCGGACGGTCCTCCTGTCACTTCTCCTAGAGTAAAACTCAGTGATGGGAGGCATTTGGCTTACAGGGAATTGGGAGTTCCAAAAGAAGAGGCGAAACACAAGATCATCGTCATTCATGGCTTTTTAAGTTCCAAAGATATGAGTTTGCCCGTCACTCAA GAACTCATAGAGGAGTTAAGGATATATTTCCTGTTCTTTGACAGAGCTGGCTATGGAGAGAGTGATCCATATCCTTCACGTTCTGTGAAGAGCGAAGCTTTTGATATTCAAGAGCTAGCTGACAAGTTGCTGATTGGGTCTAAATTTTATGTAATCGGAATCTCAATGGGAGCTTACCCTGTTTGGAGTTGCTTGAAATACATACCACACAG ATTGTCTGGAGCTTCCCTGGTAGTTCCCTTTGTGAACTACTGGTGGCCTCGTTTTCCTGCTGATCTATCAAGAGAGTCCCTTGGTACGCTGCAGCTATCAGACCAATGGACATTCCGAGTTGCACATTACACTCCTTGGTTATTCCATTGGTGGATGACCCAGAAATGGTTCCCTTCACTAAGTATCTTGGCTGGGAATAACGCAATTTTCTGCCCGAAAGATGTAGAGATGTTGCAGAAACTCTCAGAAACACCAAGTCTTGGTCAG GAAAAGATTACGCAGCAAGGAGAGCACGAATCACTGTTCCGAGACATACTGGCTGGTTATGGAAAATGGGAATTCGACCCCTTGGATCTCAGCAATCCCTTCCCTGACAACGAGGGATCAGTTCACATTTGGCAAGGCTATGAGGACAGGATCATTCCTTACAAACTAAACCGTCATATTGCAGAGAAGCTTCCCTGGATTCATTACCATGAAGTTCCTGATTTTGGGCATTTTCTGATGTTCGACAAGAACCAATGTGAAGCCGTTTTGAAGGCACTTTTGCTTGGATTATGA